In one Zobellia galactanivorans genomic region, the following are encoded:
- a CDS encoding (Fe-S)-binding protein: MANELKVPTMAELFAAGQKPEVLFWVGCAGSFDDRAKKITKAFVQLLNKANVSFAVLGTEESCTGDPAKRAGNEFLFQMQAVTNIEVMNAYGINKIVTACPHCFNTIKNEYPGLGGQYEVVHHTQFLKTLFEDGRITLEGGKFKGKRITYHDPCYLGRANNVYEAPREMIRKLDAELIEMKSCRQKGLCCGAGGAQMFKEPEKGDKDVNIERTEQAMETQPEIIAAACPFCNTMMTDGVKNKEKEGAIAVMDIAELIASAQDL, from the coding sequence ATGGCGAACGAATTGAAAGTTCCAACAATGGCAGAACTCTTTGCCGCAGGTCAGAAACCAGAAGTTTTGTTTTGGGTCGGCTGTGCGGGTAGTTTTGACGATAGGGCGAAAAAAATAACAAAGGCTTTTGTGCAATTGCTCAACAAGGCGAATGTTTCCTTTGCCGTTTTGGGTACGGAGGAGAGTTGTACCGGTGATCCGGCCAAAAGGGCGGGCAACGAGTTTCTCTTTCAAATGCAGGCGGTTACCAATATCGAAGTGATGAATGCCTACGGTATAAATAAAATCGTAACGGCTTGTCCCCATTGCTTCAATACCATTAAAAATGAGTACCCCGGTTTAGGGGGGCAGTATGAGGTGGTTCACCATACCCAATTTTTAAAGACCCTGTTCGAAGACGGAAGGATTACCCTTGAAGGTGGAAAATTCAAAGGAAAGCGTATAACTTACCATGACCCGTGCTATTTGGGCCGGGCCAATAATGTTTACGAAGCGCCAAGGGAAATGATCCGAAAACTTGATGCCGAGCTTATTGAAATGAAGAGCTGTAGGCAAAAGGGACTTTGTTGCGGTGCCGGTGGGGCACAGATGTTCAAGGAACCGGAAAAAGGGGATAAGGACGTGAACATAGAGCGTACGGAACAGGCAATGGAGACCCAGCCTGAAATTATTGCCGCCGCATGCCCATTTTGCAATACGATGATGACAGACGGAGTTAAGAATAAAGAAAAGGAGGGCGCCATTGCCGTGATGGATATTGCCGAGCTGATTGCCTCTGCGCAAGACCTGTAG
- the pfkA gene encoding 6-phosphofructokinase, with protein sequence MASEIKKIGVLTSGGDSPGMNAAIRSVVRTCAYMKVDCVGIYRGYQGMIEGDFKPMDARSVNNIINKGGTILKSARCDGFRTPEGRKRAYEQLRAEGIDAFVVIGGDGSFTGAMVFNQEYHFPIIGIPGTIDNDIFGTSNTVGFDTAMNTVVEVIDKIRDTASSHNRLFFVEVMGRDVGHIALNTGVGAGAEEILIPEANRGLERLLESLKRSKKSGKSSSIVVVAEGDKIGKSVFELKEYVEEHLPIYDVRVSVLGHMQRGGAPSCYDRVLASRMGVKAVESLLEGQTNFMVGVQNNKIILTPISKAIKGHTKIDKELIRVSEIMTT encoded by the coding sequence ATGGCTTCAGAAATAAAGAAAATAGGTGTTTTGACCTCCGGAGGTGATTCCCCCGGCATGAATGCTGCAATACGCTCCGTGGTTAGAACTTGTGCCTACATGAAAGTAGATTGCGTAGGTATCTATAGAGGATATCAGGGCATGATCGAGGGGGATTTTAAGCCGATGGACGCACGTAGCGTCAATAACATAATCAATAAAGGAGGAACGATTCTCAAATCGGCCCGTTGTGATGGTTTTAGAACGCCCGAAGGGCGCAAAAGAGCCTATGAGCAATTAAGGGCAGAGGGTATCGATGCTTTCGTGGTTATCGGGGGCGACGGTAGTTTTACCGGAGCTATGGTATTTAACCAGGAGTATCACTTTCCGATTATAGGTATTCCGGGTACTATCGACAACGATATATTCGGTACATCTAATACGGTAGGTTTTGATACGGCCATGAATACGGTGGTTGAGGTAATCGATAAGATTAGGGATACCGCCAGCTCGCATAACCGACTTTTCTTTGTTGAGGTTATGGGTAGGGATGTAGGTCATATCGCTTTAAATACCGGCGTTGGTGCGGGTGCCGAAGAGATATTGATTCCTGAGGCGAACCGAGGTCTTGAGCGTTTGCTCGAATCTTTAAAGCGTAGTAAAAAATCGGGTAAGTCATCTAGTATCGTTGTGGTGGCTGAAGGTGATAAGATCGGTAAAAGTGTTTTTGAACTTAAGGAATATGTTGAGGAACACTTACCTATTTACGATGTACGGGTGTCCGTATTAGGGCATATGCAGCGTGGAGGGGCGCCATCTTGTTACGACAGGGTCTTGGCCAGTAGAATGGGAGTGAAGGCCGTAGAAAGCTTGTTGGAAGGGCAGACCAACTTTATGGTGGGGGTCCAGAACAACAAAATTATTCTTACGCCGATTAGCAAAGCTATCAAAGGACATACGAAAATAGATAAGGAACTTATTCGAGTTTCAGAAATAATGACAACATAA
- a CDS encoding MlaD family protein: MKLSREIKTGIIVIGGILLFILGFSYLKSSPLFEDGKTIYAVYKEVGGLQVGTPVTINGFVVGKVTDVKFKDQSGHLLVTLFIKSDFEFSKNSFAELYDTGIIGGKGIQVKPIFDGAPMAKSGDTLTSKVQLGLTQLVQKQLTPLQQKVEGAVTNADSLLMNVNEVLDDRAKKDLRETLSGLNATVASFQKSADMLSRILSTNEENLNQSLNNFQELTSNFAKLSDSLNNAGLGNTLANLESTMVNLNKLMSNIEKGDGTLGKLMKDEELYTNLNNASRELDLLLQDFRLNPKRYVNVSVFGKKQVDYELPEDDPANLQPQPQPEQ; encoded by the coding sequence TTGAAACTATCCAGGGAAATAAAAACAGGAATAATAGTAATAGGCGGTATTCTATTGTTCATCTTAGGTTTTAGCTATTTGAAATCATCGCCTTTATTTGAAGATGGTAAAACCATATACGCAGTGTATAAAGAGGTCGGAGGACTTCAAGTGGGCACGCCCGTAACCATAAACGGTTTTGTGGTAGGTAAGGTGACCGACGTTAAGTTCAAGGACCAGAGCGGTCATTTATTGGTCACTTTGTTTATTAAAAGTGATTTTGAATTCAGTAAGAACAGTTTTGCCGAGCTCTACGATACGGGAATTATCGGGGGAAAGGGCATTCAGGTTAAACCCATATTTGACGGGGCACCGATGGCAAAGTCGGGCGACACCTTGACCAGCAAGGTTCAGCTGGGGCTGACACAATTGGTACAGAAACAACTGACTCCCTTACAGCAAAAAGTGGAAGGGGCCGTTACCAATGCCGATAGCTTGTTGATGAACGTGAACGAAGTGCTGGACGATAGGGCCAAAAAAGATTTGAGGGAAACCTTGAGCGGTCTGAACGCTACCGTAGCCAGTTTTCAAAAAAGCGCCGATATGCTCAGCCGGATTTTAAGTACCAACGAGGAGAACTTGAACCAATCGCTGAACAATTTTCAGGAACTTACCTCTAATTTCGCTAAACTATCAGACTCGTTGAACAATGCCGGTCTCGGCAATACTTTGGCAAACCTAGAGTCCACTATGGTCAATTTGAACAAATTGATGTCGAATATAGAGAAGGGGGACGGTACTTTGGGCAAGCTTATGAAAGACGAAGAACTTTATACAAATTTGAACAATGCATCAAGGGAACTGGATCTATTGCTCCAAGACTTTCGTTTGAACCCCAAGCGTTACGTAAACGTATCCGTTTTCGGTAAGAAGCAGGTAGATTACGAATTACCGGAAGACGATCCAGCCAACCTTCAACCACAACCACAACCCGAACAATAG
- a CDS encoding putative LPS assembly protein LptD: MQSNKHLLLLLALLFVGAFNSLAQEDGLIWLPIKADKDTIIAPLFPDPVQKDSIAGDSTALGPNNGKEPLLLDKIKYKAKDYVKLSQKDQKIYLYNEAEIYYQDTELKAGIITMDYIKNEVYAGRIKDSLGNYTQLPYFKQGDNEVRPDSIRFNFDTQKALIWNSRTEQQAGLGQLGSDAMKVYAEITKKENDSVYFLHEGKLTTSQDTINPDYYIRIRKAKFVPKKKVIAGFSNLYIADVPTPVALPFAYFPLTVGRSAGLMMPTFGNDPDRGYFLQNGGYYIPFSDYADITLTGDFYTNGSYGFRTQSVYSKRYRYRGNVNFRYENLVTSQKGFDDYSNSKVWNIQISHSQDTKASPNSRFSASVNLGSSSYYQNSLNQVNLPLTQNNNLSSSISYSKTFPAYPSVNMSLTASHSQNTSPTARANPDQDNIQMTLPTFQASMERIFPFAKKDGIKKGVIQNINFQYDVNARNSLTTNDENFLKAAMFDNAKVGAKHRIPISTNFKVAKFFSVTMGGSYEDVWALETYTQRYERSEDGEIGSVVKDTISGFDRYNKYNMSASIGTTVYGTFNFGEDKKIQALRHVMRPSLSYGYSPSFDQFYDEYLNNDTGEVVQYSRFEGTLNGAPSLGKSNSLSFSLANTLEAKVRDKDSTATEPKKIPILSNFNISTGYNFESDSLKLSPLRINGGTNILDNKMSINFSAGLDPYAIDNNGSRIDKFNIDNGGSLFRLTQANINIGYSIDSKTFGKKKEEEEEEEEAGAYDYVAQSGGRDDDLFGRADDFDRRRIDDDEKDKGEDVDNPRYATKIPWNFRLAYSASYFNSARQNEFSSHSLMFSGDIELSPRWKVGGSSGYDFKNKGFTLTQLRFERDLKSFRMNFNWTPFGQYSRWYFFIGIKSSILSDLKWENRSQR; encoded by the coding sequence TTGCAATCAAACAAACATCTTTTACTTTTACTAGCATTGCTATTTGTTGGCGCTTTCAATTCACTCGCTCAAGAAGACGGTTTAATATGGCTACCCATCAAAGCAGACAAGGATACTATTATTGCCCCACTTTTCCCAGACCCTGTACAAAAAGACAGTATAGCGGGAGATTCAACCGCACTTGGCCCCAATAATGGCAAGGAGCCCTTACTACTTGACAAAATCAAGTACAAGGCCAAAGATTACGTCAAACTGAGCCAAAAAGACCAAAAGATATACCTCTATAACGAAGCCGAAATATATTACCAAGATACCGAATTAAAAGCCGGTATTATTACAATGGACTATATTAAAAACGAGGTATACGCGGGGCGGATCAAAGATTCTTTGGGCAATTATACCCAGCTCCCCTATTTTAAACAGGGTGATAACGAGGTACGGCCCGACAGTATCCGTTTTAACTTTGACACCCAAAAAGCCTTGATCTGGAACTCAAGAACCGAGCAGCAGGCCGGTCTGGGACAATTGGGAAGCGACGCCATGAAGGTTTATGCGGAGATCACAAAAAAGGAAAACGATTCGGTCTATTTTCTTCACGAAGGAAAATTGACCACCTCACAAGACACCATAAATCCCGATTACTACATTCGGATCCGAAAGGCGAAATTTGTCCCCAAAAAGAAGGTCATTGCAGGCTTCAGCAACCTTTACATAGCCGATGTGCCGACGCCCGTGGCCTTGCCCTTTGCCTATTTCCCTTTAACGGTAGGCCGCTCCGCAGGATTGATGATGCCTACATTCGGTAACGACCCCGATAGAGGCTACTTTTTACAGAATGGAGGGTATTACATACCCTTTTCCGATTATGCGGATATTACCCTTACGGGGGATTTCTATACCAACGGAAGTTATGGTTTTAGAACACAAAGCGTGTACAGCAAGCGCTATCGCTACCGCGGTAACGTTAATTTCAGGTACGAAAATTTGGTCACGAGCCAGAAGGGTTTTGACGATTATAGCAACAGTAAGGTGTGGAACATTCAGATATCACACTCACAAGACACCAAGGCCAGTCCCAATTCCCGGTTTTCGGCATCGGTAAACCTAGGAAGCAGTTCGTATTACCAAAACTCATTGAACCAGGTAAACCTGCCCTTGACCCAGAACAACAACCTATCGTCATCCATTTCATATTCCAAGACCTTTCCGGCCTATCCTTCGGTCAACATGAGCCTTACGGCAAGTCACTCACAGAATACGAGCCCTACGGCACGTGCCAACCCCGACCAAGACAACATACAGATGACCCTTCCTACCTTTCAGGCCAGTATGGAACGTATATTCCCATTCGCCAAAAAAGACGGAATCAAAAAAGGGGTGATACAGAATATTAATTTCCAGTATGACGTCAATGCACGTAACTCACTGACTACGAACGACGAAAACTTTTTAAAGGCGGCCATGTTCGACAATGCCAAGGTCGGTGCAAAACACCGCATCCCTATCAGCACCAATTTTAAGGTCGCCAAATTTTTCAGTGTTACCATGGGCGGTAGCTACGAAGATGTATGGGCATTGGAAACCTATACCCAACGCTACGAGCGCAGCGAAGACGGTGAGATCGGTTCGGTCGTAAAAGATACCATTTCAGGTTTTGACCGTTACAACAAATACAATATGAGTGCCAGTATAGGAACCACGGTCTACGGTACTTTCAATTTTGGGGAAGACAAAAAGATACAAGCCTTACGCCACGTTATGCGGCCCTCGTTAAGCTACGGTTACTCCCCTTCTTTTGACCAGTTCTACGATGAATACCTGAACAACGATACCGGAGAGGTTGTACAGTATAGCCGCTTTGAAGGCACGCTAAACGGTGCCCCTAGCCTCGGCAAGAGCAACAGCCTTAGCTTTTCTTTGGCAAACACCCTCGAAGCCAAGGTAAGGGATAAGGATTCAACGGCCACCGAACCCAAAAAGATTCCGATCCTTAGCAATTTCAATATTTCCACCGGATATAATTTTGAGTCGGATTCCTTAAAATTAAGCCCCCTAAGAATTAACGGCGGAACGAACATTTTAGACAATAAAATGTCTATTAACTTTTCTGCAGGCCTTGACCCATACGCCATAGACAACAATGGTAGCAGAATCGACAAATTCAACATCGATAACGGAGGAAGCCTTTTTAGATTGACCCAAGCCAATATAAACATCGGGTATTCCATAGACAGCAAGACCTTTGGAAAAAAGAAAGAAGAAGAGGAAGAAGAGGAAGAGGCCGGTGCCTACGATTACGTAGCCCAAAGCGGAGGTAGGGACGACGACCTTTTCGGAAGGGCGGACGACTTTGACAGGCGAAGAATAGATGACGACGAAAAAGATAAGGGTGAAGACGTAGATAACCCGCGCTACGCCACCAAAATCCCATGGAATTTCCGATTGGCCTATTCCGCAAGTTACTTCAACTCGGCCCGACAGAACGAATTCAGCAGTCATTCATTGATGTTCTCGGGCGACATTGAGCTTTCTCCCCGTTGGAAGGTGGGCGGCTCCAGTGGATACGATTTTAAGAACAAAGGTTTTACCCTTACCCAGTTACGCTTTGAACGCGACCTAAAAAGTTTTAGGATGAACTTTAACTGGACCCCTTTTGGTCAATACTCTCGATGGTATTTCTTTATCGGAATAAAAAGCTCCATCCTTAGCGACCTGAAGTGGGAAAACCGAAGTCAGCGCTAA
- a CDS encoding RidA family protein, with amino-acid sequence MKTIINTPNAPAPIGPYNQAVLSGDTLYISGQIPIDPATGKLIEGDIAKEARQSMENLKAVLTEADMTFENVVKSTIFLKDMKQFSEVNEVYATYFDSETAPARETVEVSNLPKFVNVEISMIAVR; translated from the coding sequence ATGAAAACAATAATCAACACCCCTAATGCCCCTGCCCCTATTGGTCCTTACAACCAAGCCGTCTTAAGCGGAGATACCCTTTATATATCAGGACAGATCCCTATAGACCCCGCCACAGGAAAGCTTATTGAGGGTGACATCGCAAAAGAGGCACGACAATCTATGGAAAACCTAAAAGCGGTACTTACCGAAGCCGATATGACTTTTGAAAATGTAGTCAAGAGCACTATTTTCTTGAAGGACATGAAGCAGTTTTCAGAGGTCAACGAAGTGTACGCGACTTATTTCGACAGTGAAACGGCACCCGCCAGGGAAACCGTAGAAGTCTCAAACCTGCCCAAGTTCGTCAATGTTGAAATTTCAATGATTGCGGTACGCTAA
- the gap gene encoding type I glyceraldehyde-3-phosphate dehydrogenase, which yields MSDLKIGINGFGRIGRLVFRETVRREGVDVVAINDLLDVEHLAYLLKYDSVHGKFEGTVEVQDGNLIVNGKTVRITAERDPKNIKWDAVGAEIVAECTGIFTTLETAQYHIDGGAKKVVISAPSKDAPMFVMGVNHKEVTASNTIVSNASCTTNCLAPMAKVLNDNFGIEEALMTTVHATTATQMTVDGPSRKDWRGGRSAMLNIIPASTGAAKAVTKVIPALEGKLTGMAFRVPTADVSVVDLTVRLQKDTSYEEIKKAFKAASEGELKGILGYTEEALVSQDFVSDKRTSIFDAGAGIELNSKFFKLICWYDNEAGFSNKMVDLTQHVASL from the coding sequence ATGTCAGATTTAAAAATAGGAATTAACGGATTCGGCCGTATCGGAAGATTGGTCTTTAGGGAAACTGTAAGAAGAGAAGGTGTAGATGTAGTCGCCATTAACGATTTGTTGGACGTTGAGCATTTGGCCTACCTTTTAAAGTATGATTCCGTACATGGTAAGTTCGAAGGTACTGTTGAGGTTCAAGATGGTAACTTGATCGTTAACGGAAAAACAGTAAGGATCACAGCTGAGCGTGACCCAAAAAATATCAAGTGGGATGCCGTTGGCGCTGAAATCGTTGCCGAGTGTACCGGTATCTTCACCACTTTGGAAACTGCACAATACCACATCGATGGGGGTGCCAAAAAAGTAGTGATCTCCGCTCCGTCCAAAGATGCCCCAATGTTCGTAATGGGTGTTAACCATAAAGAGGTTACGGCTTCTAACACTATCGTATCTAACGCATCTTGTACTACCAACTGTTTGGCTCCAATGGCCAAAGTGTTGAACGATAACTTCGGTATCGAGGAGGCATTGATGACTACGGTTCACGCTACTACAGCAACTCAAATGACCGTTGATGGTCCTTCTAGAAAAGACTGGAGAGGTGGTAGAAGTGCTATGTTGAACATTATTCCTGCATCTACAGGTGCTGCCAAAGCGGTAACTAAGGTTATTCCAGCATTGGAAGGTAAGCTTACAGGTATGGCCTTTAGGGTTCCTACGGCTGATGTATCTGTAGTGGATTTAACGGTTCGTCTTCAAAAAGACACTTCTTACGAAGAAATCAAAAAAGCGTTCAAAGCGGCTTCTGAAGGCGAGTTGAAAGGTATTTTGGGTTATACTGAAGAGGCTCTTGTTTCTCAAGATTTCGTAAGTGATAAACGTACAAGTATTTTTGATGCCGGTGCAGGTATCGAATTGAACTCTAAGTTCTTCAAATTGATTTGTTGGTACGATAACGAGGCTGGTTTTTCTAACAAAATGGTAGATTTGACTCAGCACGTTGCCAGCTTATAA
- a CDS encoding (Fe-S)-binding protein, with product MEYFPNILFVIVLIAGIGFFARNVKRLSRNIKLGKDVDVSDDKGQRWKNMAKIALGQTKMVVRPVAGFLHIIVYVGFIIINIEVLEIVLDGILGTHRLFAPLGSVYDVLIGSFEVLAFLVIVAVTVFWVRRNIIRVRRFIKPEMTGWPKQDGNLILYIELVLMVLFLTMNGADYQLQQMGADHYLKAGMFPVSQFMAPLFEGMSMSSLILLERTAWWLHIIGILCFLNYLYYSKHLHILLAFPNTYYGKLKPKGQFKNLDAVTAEVKLMMDPSADPFAAPTEEDAGEPEKFGASDVTDLSWVQLLNSYTCTECGRCTDECPANQTGKKLSPRKIMMDTRDRLEEVGKNIDANKGQFVDDGKQLLDDYISREELWACTTCNACVQACPVSIDPLSIIMDMRQYLVMEQSAAPTDLNNMMGNIENNGAPWPFNQMDRLNWAKEE from the coding sequence ATGGAATACTTCCCAAATATTTTATTTGTAATCGTACTTATAGCCGGTATCGGTTTTTTTGCCCGAAACGTAAAACGGCTGTCAAGAAATATTAAACTGGGTAAAGATGTAGACGTAAGCGATGACAAAGGCCAACGTTGGAAAAACATGGCCAAAATTGCCTTGGGGCAGACGAAGATGGTGGTTCGTCCCGTAGCGGGCTTTCTGCATATTATAGTATACGTCGGTTTTATCATTATCAATATCGAGGTGTTGGAGATCGTACTCGACGGCATCTTGGGGACACACCGCCTTTTTGCGCCCCTTGGTTCGGTATACGATGTGCTGATCGGCTCTTTTGAAGTATTGGCTTTCTTGGTCATTGTTGCCGTAACCGTATTTTGGGTACGCCGTAATATTATTCGGGTCAGACGTTTTATCAAACCGGAAATGACGGGTTGGCCCAAGCAAGATGGAAATCTTATTCTGTATATAGAATTGGTTCTTATGGTATTGTTCCTGACTATGAACGGGGCCGATTACCAATTGCAGCAAATGGGGGCAGACCATTATTTAAAGGCCGGTATGTTTCCGGTAAGCCAGTTTATGGCACCTCTTTTTGAGGGGATGTCCATGTCTTCGTTGATACTTTTGGAACGTACGGCATGGTGGCTTCATATTATAGGGATACTTTGTTTTTTGAATTACCTTTATTATTCCAAACATTTACATATTCTTTTGGCATTTCCCAATACCTATTACGGTAAATTGAAGCCAAAGGGACAGTTTAAAAACTTGGATGCCGTAACCGCAGAGGTAAAATTGATGATGGATCCTTCTGCCGACCCTTTTGCCGCTCCTACGGAAGAAGATGCTGGGGAACCTGAAAAATTCGGGGCTTCCGACGTTACCGACCTGAGTTGGGTGCAGTTGTTGAATTCTTATACCTGTACTGAATGTGGGCGGTGTACCGACGAGTGCCCGGCCAACCAGACCGGAAAAAAATTGTCGCCCAGAAAGATCATGATGGATACCCGTGACCGCTTAGAGGAAGTGGGTAAGAATATAGATGCCAACAAGGGGCAGTTTGTAGACGACGGAAAGCAATTGCTAGACGATTATATCTCTAGGGAGGAGCTTTGGGCGTGCACTACGTGTAATGCTTGTGTTCAGGCTTGTCCGGTGAGCATAGATCCCCTTTCCATAATCATGGATATGCGTCAATATTTGGTAATGGAGCAATCCGCTGCGCCTACGGATTTGAACAATATGATGGGGAATATAGAAAATAACGGGGCGCCTTGGCCTTTCAACCAGATGGATCGACTCAACTGGGCCAAAGAAGAATAA
- a CDS encoding N-acetylmuramoyl-L-alanine amidase family protein, whose product MKASKYRVNTRVQRFFLFPIIFLALILSSFYTKNPENRNDGKFTVVLDAGHGGHDPGNMGNGYLEKQIALNIVLKAGSILEKNPNIKVIYTRKDDTFVDLYERGQIANKANADLFVSVHCDSHTSNAHGAGTFVLGLHANKQNFEIAKKENSVIYLEDNYKSKYADYDINSPESVIGLTIMQEEFLDQSIALAKAIQDNFTKKLKRTDRKVKQAGFIVLHQTVMPSVLVETGFLTNKEEGAYLNSKRGQSEMGTSIAEAILTYKENIRANIADFDTSIIASTPEPEPIEEKKEQPKPEPVAAPKKETVSQKIKDEPIVAKTTEVPAEPKKEAIQIIEEAKGNDQDVAVKKETPPEPQKTAPSVSKETTVAPAEKKSDVVYKVQIMASAKNLPLRPESFNGLNRVAKEPYKGLYRYVYGSTPSLEEAKMLKSNADLKGYTTSYIVAYRNGERIPFKDSLK is encoded by the coding sequence ATGAAGGCTTCTAAATACAGAGTGAATACCCGTGTACAACGGTTTTTCCTATTTCCTATTATTTTTTTAGCACTAATCTTATCTTCTTTTTACACCAAGAATCCTGAAAACAGAAACGATGGAAAATTCACGGTAGTGCTTGATGCTGGGCATGGTGGACATGATCCAGGCAATATGGGCAACGGGTATTTGGAAAAGCAGATCGCGTTGAACATTGTATTAAAAGCTGGCTCTATTTTAGAGAAAAATCCGAATATAAAAGTAATCTATACCCGTAAGGATGATACCTTCGTAGATCTTTATGAAAGGGGACAAATTGCGAATAAGGCCAATGCCGACCTTTTTGTGTCGGTTCATTGCGATTCACATACTTCAAATGCACACGGTGCGGGAACCTTTGTTTTGGGACTTCATGCGAACAAACAAAATTTTGAAATCGCAAAAAAGGAAAACTCGGTAATTTATTTGGAGGATAATTATAAGAGCAAGTACGCCGATTACGATATTAACTCGCCTGAGTCGGTAATCGGACTTACCATAATGCAAGAAGAGTTTTTGGATCAGAGTATAGCTTTGGCGAAGGCCATTCAAGACAACTTTACGAAAAAGCTCAAGAGAACCGATAGAAAGGTCAAGCAGGCCGGGTTTATTGTTTTGCACCAGACCGTTATGCCGAGTGTATTGGTGGAAACCGGTTTTTTGACGAATAAGGAGGAAGGGGCCTACCTGAATTCAAAAAGGGGACAGTCGGAGATGGGAACCTCCATAGCCGAGGCAATCCTTACGTATAAAGAGAATATTAGGGCCAATATTGCCGATTTCGATACGAGTATCATAGCCAGTACGCCCGAACCCGAACCGATAGAGGAAAAGAAAGAACAGCCTAAACCGGAACCGGTCGCTGCCCCGAAAAAAGAAACGGTATCGCAAAAAATCAAAGACGAGCCTATTGTGGCCAAGACTACCGAGGTGCCCGCGGAGCCAAAGAAGGAGGCTATTCAAATCATCGAAGAGGCCAAGGGAAATGATCAGGACGTTGCGGTAAAAAAAGAGACTCCCCCAGAACCACAAAAGACAGCACCTTCGGTTTCGAAGGAAACTACTGTGGCCCCAGCGGAAAAAAAATCCGATGTGGTGTACAAGGTTCAGATTATGGCCAGTGCAAAGAACCTCCCGTTACGACCTGAATCGTTCAACGGACTCAATCGGGTGGCCAAAGAACCTTATAAAGGGCTTTATAGATATGTATATGGTAGCACACCATCATTGGAAGAGGCAAAAATGTTGAAATCGAACGCCGACTTAAAAGGGTATACCACTTCGTATATCGTTGCCTATAGAAATGGCGAACGGATACCTTTTAAAGACAGTCTCAAGTAG